From Primulina tabacum isolate GXHZ01 chromosome 2, ASM2559414v2, whole genome shotgun sequence, one genomic window encodes:
- the LOC142523073 gene encoding mitochondrial Rho GTPase 1-like, which yields MPGVSPTGDRSSVRIVVVGDRGTGKSSLIAAVAAETFRKDVPPVLPPTRLPADYYPDNVPIIIIDTSSSLESRGRLAEELKRADSVVLTYACDQPSTLNRLSSFWLHELRRLEIRAPVIVVGCKLDRRDEEYNLSVEMSPLMQQFREIETCMECSAANMLQIQEVFYFAQKAVLHPTAPLFDQETQTLRPQCMRALKRIFILCDHDMDGALSDDELNEFQVRCFNAPLQPAEIVGVKRVVQEKLPQGVNGLGLTLTGFLFLHALFIEKGRIETTWSVLRQFGYDDELKLRDSYLSIPNKKAPDQSVELTSEAIEFLKGLFSTFDDDKDGVLRNSELEDLFSTAPESPWDETPYKDAVERTPLRGLSLSGFLSEWALMTLLDPARSVANLIYIGFNCNAASSLHITKRRAVDRKLQQTERNVFQCFVFGPKNAGKSSLLASLLGRPFSENHISTSEQYVVNVVDQHTGKKTLVLREIPEDGVQKLLSNKESLAACDVAVFVYDSSSEDSFKRASELLLNVAREGEESGFCMPCLLIAAKNDLDSSSLVMKDSAKVCLDLGIDAPIPISVKERDLNNVFSRIVNAAEHPHLSVPETDIGRSRKRCRKLVNRSLVCLSVGAAVTFIGLAAYRVYAARKNASS from the exons ATGCCAGGTGTCAGTCCAACCGGGGATCGTAGCAGCGTCCGGATCGTCGTCGTCGGCGACCGTGGCACCGGAAAATCGAGCCTCATCGCGGCGGTCGCTGCCGAGACCTTTCGGAAGGATGTTCCTCCGGTTCTCCCTCCCACGCGCCTCCCGGCCGATTATTATCCCGATAATGTTCCAATCATAATCATCGACACCTCATCCAG TTTGGAGAGTAGAGGCAGGCTCGCTGAGGAGCTGAAGCGAGCGGATTCGGTAGTGCTGACCTATGCGTGCGATCAGCCATCTACGCTTAATCGCCTCAGTTCATTCTGGCTTCACGAGCTTCGCCGCTTAGAG ATCAGGGCACCAGTAATCGTGGTTGGTTGCAAACTAGATCGTCGGGATGAGGAGTACAATTTGAGTGTTGAGATGTCTCCCCTCATGCAGCAGTTTCGGGAGATCGAAACTTGCATGGAATGTTCTGCGGCTAACATGCTTCAG ATTCAAGAAGTATTCTACTTTGCTCAAAAGGCAGTCCTCCATCCAACGGCCCCTCTATTTGATCAGGAAACTCAGACTTTGAGACCTCAATGCATGAGAGCATTGAAGAGGATATTTATCCTTTGTGATCATGATATGGATGGTGCTCTCAGTGATGACGAATTGAATGAATTTCAG GTTAGATGTTTCAATGCTCCATTGCAACCTGCTGAAATAGTGGGTGTCAAGCGGGTTGTACAAGAGAAATTGCCTCAAGGAGTCAATGGCCTTGGTCTTACCCTAACTGGATTTTTGTTTCTTCATGCCCTTTTTATTGAGAAAGGTCGAATTGAGACCACGTGGAGCGTACTGAGACAATTTGGTTATGATGATGAATTAAAACTCAGGGACTCTTATTTGTCAATTCCTAACAAAAAGGCTCCAGATCAG AGTGTTGAACTAACAAGTGAAGCCATAGAGTTTTTGAAGGGCCTTTTCAGCACATTTGATGATGATAAA GATGGAGTTCTTCGGAATAGTGAGCTTGAAGATTTATTTTCTACTGCACCAGAAAG CCCCTGGGATGAAACTCCTTATAAGGATGCTGTTGAAAGAACACCGTTGCGCGGATTATCCCTTTCTGGATTTCTATCGGAG TGGGCACTTATGACATTACTGGATCCTGCACGAAGTGTTGCCAACTTAATTTACATTGGCTTCAACTGCAATGCTGCATCATCTCTCCACATAACTAAGAGAAGAGCAGTTGACAGAAAGCTGCAACAAACAGAACGAAATGTTTTTCAGTGCTTTGTATTTGGGCCTAAAAATGCTGGAAAATCTTCATTGTTGGCGTCGTTGTTGGGAAG GCCCTTTTCTGAAAATCACATCTCTACAAGCGAGCAGTATGTTGTGAATGTGGTTGACCAACATACG GGTAAGAAAACTCTAGTACTTAGGGAGATTCCTGAAGATGGTGTTCAAAAACTTTTGTCAAACAAGGAATCTTTGGCTGCTTGTGATGTAGCAGTTTTTGTTTATGATAG ctCGAGTGAAGATTCTTTTAAAAGAGCATCTGAACTGCTACTGAATGTAGCTAGGGAAGGGGAAGAAAGTGGCTTCTGTATGCCGTGTCTCCTCATTGCAGCAAAGAATGATCTTGACTCGAGTTCCCTGGTGATGAAAGATTCAGCTAAG GTTTGCCTTGATTTGGGGATTGATGCGCCGATTCCAATAAGCGTGAAAGAAAGAGATTTGAACAATGTGTTCTCTAGAATTGTAAATGCAGCCGAGCACCCTCATCTGAGTGTTCCTGAAACTGATATTGGCCGCAGTCGGAAGCGATGCCGGAAGCTTGTTAATAGATCTCTCGTGTGCCTTTCCG TTGGAGCTGCTGTCACTTTCATTGGTTTGGCGGCATACCGGGTCTATGCTGCTAGAAAGAATGCATCTAGTTAG
- the LOC142523080 gene encoding pentatricopeptide repeat-containing protein At4g02820, mitochondrial-like yields the protein MLRRLVRNAVAAARQFSSKAVDTAAPEAEPRSSVTSSTKSSAGGGRDTLGRRLFALVFAKRSAVIAIRKWKEEGHVVRKYELNRIVRELRRLKRYKHALEVCEWMRMQEDMKLVPGDYAVHLDLITKIRGINSAEKFFEDLPDKMRDHTTCSALLHSYVQHKESDKAEALMKKMSERGFLKYPLPYNHMMSLYISSGKFEKVQGLIQELKKTTTPDVVTYNLLLTACASQDLLEAAEKVFIELNKSKIEPDWLTYSTLSSIYIKNSLQEKAESSLKEMEKRISRKVRVAYASLISLHTCLKNKKDVLRIWKMLKSTYCKLNDVEYTCIISSLLKLEEFKEAEKLFNEWESVSPTKDSRVPNLLLAAYVNNDLMEKAEAFHNLMVQKDFVPGYTTWELLTWGYLKQREVKKVLDCFKKAVSSVKKWDPDEKLVLEVCKIIEEFGNVEDAENLMDTLRIVGYINTEIYKSLLRTYKRVGKMPLIVAERMKKDNARMDEETRRLVHETNKLCVGEIGSGL from the exons ATGCTGCGCCGTTTGGTTCGGAATGCAGTCGCCGCAGCGCGCCAGTTCTCGTCAAAGGCGGTTGACACAGCAGCTCCGGAGGCGGAGCCGCGATCATCGGTAACCAGCTCCACCAAATCCAGCGCTGGCGGAGGCAGGGACACGCTAGGACGGCGACTTTTCGCTCTTGTGTTCGCTAAGCGCAGTGCAGTTATAGCTATTCGGAAATGGAAGGAGGAGGGCCACGTAGTACGCAAGTACGAGCTGAATCGCATTGTTCGGGAGCTTAGAAGGCTTAAGCGCTACAAACACGCTCTCGAG gtttgtgaatggatgAGGATGCAGGAAGATATGAAGCTGGTGCCTGGAGACTATGCTGTCCACTTGGATTTGATTACAAAAATTCGGGGTATTAACAGTGCAGAAAAGTTTTTTGAAGATCTCCCTGACAAAATGAGAGACCACACGACTTGTAGTGCCCTTCTCCACAGCTACGTTCAGCACAAGGAGTCTGATAAAGCCGAGGCTCTGATGAAAAAGATGTCGGAACGTGGTTTCTTAAAATACCCTCTTCCGTATAATCACATGATGTCTCTATATATCTCCTCGGGGAAGTTTGAAAAGGTTCAAGGATTGATTCAGGAGCTGAAAAAAACAACTACTCCTGATGTTGTTACGTATAATCTGTTGTTAACTGCTTGCGCATCGCAAGATTTATTGGAAGCCGCCGAAAAGGTTTTTATTGAACTGAACAAATCCAAAATTGAACCAGATTGGTTAACATATAGCACATTGTCCAGCATCTACATCAAGAATTCACTGCAAGAAAAGGCCGAGTCATCATTGAAGGAAATGGAGAAAAGGATCTCTAGAAAAGTTAGAGTTGCTTATGCGTCACTCATTAGTTTACATACCtgtctgaaaaataaaaaagatgtTCTCCGAATATGGAAAATGCTGAAGTCGACCTACTGCAAGCTGAATGATGTAGAGTACACTTGCATTATTTCTTCCTTATTGAAGCTTGAAGAATTCAAAGAGGCTGAGAAGCTTTTCAATGAATGGGAGTCTGTTTCTCCAACCAAAGATTCAAGGGTTCCCAATTTACTTCTTGCTGCTTATGTCAATAACGATCTGATGGAAAAGGCAGAGGCTTTTCATAACCTAATGGTTCAAAAAGACTTTGTACCAGGATATACCACTTGGGAGCTTCTCACTTGGGGTTACTTGAAACAAAGGGAGGTAAAAAAGGTTCTTGATTGTTTCAAAAAAGCAGTTAGTAGTGTTAAAAAATGGGATCCGGATGAAAAACTAGTGCTAGAAGTTTGTAAAATTATTGAAGAATTCGGCAATGTTGAAGATGCAGAAAACTTGATGGATACCCTTAGGATTGTTGGCTATATAAATACTGAGATATACAAGTCTCTTCTTCGAACTTATAAAAGAGTTGGTAAAATGCCACTTATTGTGGCAGAAAGGATGAAGAAAGACAATGCAAGGATGGACGAGGAAACTAGGAGACTTGTACATGAAACAAACAAATTGTGTGTTGGTGAAATTGGGAGTGGTCTTTAA
- the LOC142537227 gene encoding uncharacterized protein LOC142537227 isoform X1 produces MEQNNYGGPEHGVLQWLPPKHAGTSYGAFNHKQLGSGVEEAPPRGMKPPPVIESDLFTDNSKSRRREKRRKGRKWALGGPGMQAIFLCSGPISSGTGVFLPRGDGPYHKSTKNNPAVSPVLLPSHIVKALNLNVQELGQQIINPRLPDETENCMNKTEEKLEKTPNSDNVCLSPEINLPEEWTY; encoded by the exons ATGGAGCAGAATAACTATGGTGGGCCCGAGCATGGAGTCCTTCAATGGCTTCCTCCGAAGCATGCGGGAACTAGCTATGGCGCCTTTAACCATAAG CAGTTGGGATCGGGAGTGGAGGAGGCACCTCCGCGTGGGATGAAACCACCGCCGGTTATTGAATCGGATCTG TTTACAGACAACTCAAAATCAAGGAGACgcgaaaaaagaagaaaagggCGAAAATGGGCCCTTGGCGGGCCTGGAATGCAAGCCATCTTCTTATGTTCAGGCCCAATAAGTAGCGGTACCGGGGTTTTCCTTCCCCGAGGTGATGGCCCATATCATAAATCCACCAAAAATAATCCCG CTGTGTCTCCTGTTTTGCTTCCTTCTCACATTGTTAAAGCTCTAAATCTTAATGTTCAAGAACTTGGCCAACAAATCATCAATCCTCGATTACCAG ATGAAACCGAAAATTGCATGAATAAAACTGAAGAAAAATTGGAGAAAACCCCAAACTCGGATAACGTGTGTTTGTCCCCAGAGATCAATCTCCCCGAAGAATGGACGTATTAG
- the LOC142537227 gene encoding uncharacterized protein LOC142537227 isoform X2 yields the protein MEQNNYGGPEHGVLQWLPPKHAGTSYGAFNHKLGSGVEEAPPRGMKPPPVIESDLFTDNSKSRRREKRRKGRKWALGGPGMQAIFLCSGPISSGTGVFLPRGDGPYHKSTKNNPAVSPVLLPSHIVKALNLNVQELGQQIINPRLPDETENCMNKTEEKLEKTPNSDNVCLSPEINLPEEWTY from the exons ATGGAGCAGAATAACTATGGTGGGCCCGAGCATGGAGTCCTTCAATGGCTTCCTCCGAAGCATGCGGGAACTAGCTATGGCGCCTTTAACCATAAG TTGGGATCGGGAGTGGAGGAGGCACCTCCGCGTGGGATGAAACCACCGCCGGTTATTGAATCGGATCTG TTTACAGACAACTCAAAATCAAGGAGACgcgaaaaaagaagaaaagggCGAAAATGGGCCCTTGGCGGGCCTGGAATGCAAGCCATCTTCTTATGTTCAGGCCCAATAAGTAGCGGTACCGGGGTTTTCCTTCCCCGAGGTGATGGCCCATATCATAAATCCACCAAAAATAATCCCG CTGTGTCTCCTGTTTTGCTTCCTTCTCACATTGTTAAAGCTCTAAATCTTAATGTTCAAGAACTTGGCCAACAAATCATCAATCCTCGATTACCAG ATGAAACCGAAAATTGCATGAATAAAACTGAAGAAAAATTGGAGAAAACCCCAAACTCGGATAACGTGTGTTTGTCCCCAGAGATCAATCTCCCCGAAGAATGGACGTATTAG
- the LOC142523101 gene encoding uncharacterized protein LOC142523101, protein MEEGVGSSEMKFTNVGREIHHQFKLPKERIGGTAVDRGGSSEMQFIDFETAADLLDGSAIFHIVYDILGFILFMHQQIPSVIQDITREFDELRDEYKELEAELLKDEGKPISTRRKQAARKREVKMEIKRLEKMVNCISNLKTAVKSMFAEVPNVEKISLVLGPSPLRPLHVYELCFVNIKVDAGDFTRSKVAELLSRKAIRTLISRGAGSDSYNGPTKLFLLVKAPSTLILPLHFLPKREFKLNRKVIPFRLRFRGRALDLDRDAQPDGCADSGGLLKSAANDLIWFQCRHTIKGLACGVLSPEE, encoded by the exons ATGGAAGAAGGAGTAGGAAGCTCGGAGATGAAGTTCACGAATGTTGGCAGGGAAATTCACCACCAGTTCAAGTTACCGAAGGAGAGAATCGGCGGCACAGCTGTGGACCGAGGAGGAAGCTCGGAGATGCAGTTCATTGATTTCGAGACCGCCGCCGACCTACTGGATGGCTCCGCCATTTTCCACATCGTCTACGACATCCTCGGTTTCATTCTCTTCATGCACCAGCAAATCCCCTC AGTAATTCAGGATATCACCCGTGAATTTGATGAGTTGCGCGATGAGTATAAAGAATTG GAGGCTGAGCTTTTGAAAGATGAGGGGAAACCGATCTCAACAAGGAGAAAGCAAGCAGCAAGAAAGAGGGAGGTGAAAATGGAAATTAAAAGGTTGGAAAAAATGGTGAATTGCATATCTAATCTCAAGACTGCTGTTAAGTCAATGTTTGCCGAAGTTCCAAATGTCGAAAAAATCTCCCTGGTTCTTGGACCTAGTCCTTTAAGGCCtttacatgtttatgaattgtgtTTCGTGAACATAAAggttgatgctggtgattttactCGAAGTAAAGTTGCTGAATTGCTCTCCAGAAAG GCAATACGAACTTTGATATCAAGAGGAGCTGGATCGGATTCATATAATG GTCCCACGAAATTGTTTCTCTTAGTGAAAGCTCCCTCGACCCTGATTTTGCCCCTGCATTTTCTTCCCAAGCGGGAGTTTAAACTAAATAGGAAG GTAATTCCATTTCGTTTAAGATTCAGGGGAAGAGCTTTAGATTTGGACAGGGATGCTCAACCTGATGGCTGTGCTGATTCTGGTGGATTATTGAAGTCTGCTGCAAATGATTTGATCTG GTTTCAATGTAGACACACAATAAAGGGCTTGGCTTGCGGAGTGTTGTCTCCGGAAGAATGA